The Porphyromonas pogonae genome segment GATTAGATTTGATAAGCAGTCCTTTATTTGAATCTGCATTCATATTATTCAGAGGTTAAAAACGAATACCCAACCCTACATGGAAAGATGTATTCTTTAGTGTAGCATCGAAATTTTTAATATCCTTGAGTGTATCAAAAAAGCCGAAATCAGCTCCTACAAGGACATAATAGTGAGTAATATCTACCATGGCTGCAGCTCCCCATCCCATATCGAAACGTTTGCCTTGCATGATTTCATTGACACCTGATTTATAAATATCAAACGTAGTTTTAGAGCCTTTTTCATCCGTCGATGTAGCTTCTCCCGAGAGTGCGTAGGAGAAATAAGGTCCTGTCTGAATATTTACAGCAAATAGGCTTGTTACAGGAATTCTAAGCCCTACATGTACAGGAATTTCTATATAATGAGACTTCACCTTTATAGAACCTTTGTTAGCAAAAGGATTGATAGTGTCGACAATTAAATTGTCCAAAGACGTTTCTGATCCTTTTGATTGGAACACTATTCCGGGACTTACATAGAACATGGATGACAGCGGTATATTCACAGAAGCTCCGAATCTGTAGCCTACTACAGTCTTGGATGTAAGATCCGAGAAATTCTCAACCTTGTAGTCTCCTTTATTAAATCCTACAGCAGCATCTACCCTTATAGCCAACTTATTGCTCCCGCCCAATAATTGAGCAGAAGCCGCACTTGCTCCCAGAACAAGTACGGCTAATGTGATAATAAATCGTTTCATACGATTAATCAGTTATGATTTTAGAATCTATAACCAACGTTGGTGTAGAAAGCGATGTTCTTGAAAGAATTGTCCTTGTTACCCTCTTTCATGATGTTGTAAAGACCATAGTCTGCACCAAGCTTGAAATAGAAGTTAGTATATTCCAAAGCTACGGCACCATTAAGACCCCAGTCAAATCTTTTTACGCCACCTTCGAAAAGCTCTGCTTTCTTGTCACTCTTGAATGCATCGAAATCGATACCTGCAATAGAGTGAGTACCTTTAAGACCATAAGCAACATAAGGACCAAACTCTACAGCTACAGCCAGATTATCAGTGATACCTGAACGGAATCCCAAGTTCAAAGGCATAGCAAGATAATGAAGAGTAGTCTTGAAATCTAAAGTCTTCCTTCCTGCTATTTCAACTTTACTATCTGCCTTAGCACCATTCATCTTGAACATCAAGTAAGGTGAGAAGTAAAGATTGTCAGAAAGATTAACTTCCATACCTACACCGGCACGATAGCCTACGATGATCTTTGATACATCTTTTGTGCTACCCAATACCTTTGTGTCAAAGTCAGAGAAGTTAGCACCGGCTTCTACTTTATAAGATAAACTCTGCGCATTACCTGCGAAAACACCTGCAACCATAATAGCGGCAGCCATAAAAATTCTTTTCATAATCTATTCTTTTTAATTCTAAAATAATTTACGTCTTAATAAGGGAAGAGAGACCCATTTAAGAGTTTTGCGAAACAAAATTAAACATATTTTTCATATTACATAGCCATAATAACATTTAACGCTTATTTTTTAACTCTTAACAACATTTTCGAAATATTAATTTTGATATTGAACACTTTTAGAATCAAATAAATATCATTTTATGCACACTTTCGTTTATTTTGTGAAAAATGTTCATAAACTATAATTGTCTCGCCCTAGCTAATGTGTCAAAATGGAAGCTATAGCATGTAAAAACACACGCACAATGTGCAAAAATATATCCAGAATGCCGTTATATCAGCCATAACCTTACAAGGTGTAAGTAATCCCTCCTATTGGATAAACATGATATATAAAAAAGTCTGCCAATTCGTCAAAGAATTGGCAGGCTATCTTTATTGAGGGAAAATAGAATCAGATGCCAAATACGGCTTTGATTCTATCGGTATAGTCGAGCTTCTCCCATGTAAAGAGCTCCACGTTACATTCCAGTATTCCTCTGTGATAAGTAGGGAAATACTTGGTTACCGTCTGAGGTTCACGACCAAAGTGTCCATAAGCTGCGGTTTCTTCATAGATGGGATTGCGCAACTTGAGCCTTTGCTCAATGGCATAAGGCCGAAGATCGAAGATTTCGGTAATCTTCTCAGCTATCTCACTATCAGTCATATCCACATGAGCGGTGTCATTGGTCTTTACAAATACATTGATAGGCTCTGCCACACCTATGGCATAGGAGAGTTGCACCATCATCTCGTCAGCTATGCCGGCAGCCACCATGTTTTTGGCGATGTGGCGGGCAGCATATGCAGCAGAGCGGTCGACTTTGGAAGGGTCTTTGCCTGAGAATGCACCCCCACCATGCGAAGCCTTACCACCATACGTATCTACAATAATTTTACGACCGGTGAGCCCTGTATCGCCATGCGGACCTCCGATGACAAACTTACCTGTGGGATTTACATATAGCTTGATGTCGCCATGAAAAAGATTGGCCACCTTGTGATTGTACGAGTCTCTTACGCGTGGCAAAAGAATATCTACGATATCCTTGCGTATCTGATCCTGCATAGCTTTATCGGCGATAAGGCGTGCCTCATCGGTATCTTCGGAGGGCTGTACAAACTCATCGTGCTGTGTGCTGATAACAATAGTATCGATGCGCTCGGGCTTACCGACATCATTGTACTCTACAGTCACCTGACTTTTTGCATCAGGCCTGAGATAAGGCATGAGAGCCGGTTCATTCTTGCGGATATTGGCGAGTTCGAGCAGTAAAGCATGAGCAAGGTCTATGGGCAACGGCATGAAACTCGGGGTCTCCTTAGTGGCATACCCAAACATCATCCCTTGGTCGCCTGCGCCTTGGTTCTCTAGATCACAACGCTCTACACCACGATTGATATCGGCGCTTTGCTCATGGATAGATGATAATATACCACAGCTTACCGACTCGAAACAATACTCACTCTTGGTGTAACCGATCCTTTTGATCACATCACGTGTAGTAGTCTGCACATCTACATAGGCCTGACTTTTGACTTCACCGGCCAGAACTACCTGCCCTGTAGTCACAAGGGTTTCGCATGCTACTTTTGACTCCGGATCGGCTGCCATGAACCTATCCAGTATAGCATCGGATATCTGATCCGCTACTTTATCGGGATGTCCTTCGGACACAGACTCCGATGTAAACAAATAACTCATATACGTCTTATAATTATAGTTATAACAAAAAAAATACGTTACTCTCTGTAACGTATCAGACGAATTTACCGGAAGTGCTAAGCTTAAAGGTTTTCAAGAAGTGAAAACAGAAAAGTTTTAGCATTTTTTCTCGTGGTTGCAAGCGTTACAAATCCGTCCACGTCTCAGAGAGAACTCTGCAAAGTTACTCTTTTTTATCGAAATCGTATATATTTCTGCATATTATGGATGAAAATCTTGCAAAATCCCTATATATATGTATACGTATAAAATGTATAGGGCTGTCATGGTATCAGCCACAAACAGCCCTACGGATTATTGTTTTATAAATTGGATAGAGTTTTTACATCACATGAGAGTGGAAGCTTCTCAAGGTTTGCAGACAACTACCTGTGCCCAATTGTTAAGGGTATGCTCTTCTACGGGAATTAACCCCAGTAATGAAGCTTTGGAACGGATCAGCTCACAATCCTCTTGATAGAACCCACTAAACACGATACGCCCGCCGGGTGCTAGCACCTTGTCATACTGATCCATGTCTGCCAATAAGATATTGCGAGTAATATTTGCCAAAATCACATCGAACAGTCCAAGCCCTTCAAGAGCTGTTGCATCCCCTTCAATAGGTACTATGTTTTGAACATGATTGAGTCGAGCATTCTCGCACACATTCTGATAAGCCCAATGATCAATATCTATAGCAGTTAGGTTATTAGCACCCAACTTAAGAGCAAGTATGCCCAACACGCCGGTTCCGCAGCCCATATCAAGTACCTTGGCTCCTTGCACATCGTGTTCCATGAGATAGGTAATCATGAGAGATGTGGTCTCATGATTGCCTGTCCCAAATGCCATCTTGGGAGATATAACAATCTCCGCTTCTGCATTTGGAGCTTCAGGGTGAAAAGGTGCCCGTATGACGCAACGCCCCCCAAGGAATTCTATGGGTTGGAAATAATTTTTCTCCCATTCTTCATTCCAGTTGATATCGGGTTGCTCTTCGGAACTAATGGCAAAAACCACTCCTTCGATCGGGAAAGACTGCAAGATGCCATGAAGCGCAACATCATCTTTTTGTAAAGCCGGGATGTAAGCTTTGAGAACTCCATCGGAAGTATCGAAGCTTTCGAACCCCAACGGTGCAATAAGGTCGGATAAGATGTCGAACAAAGTGTCGGACTCTGTACCGAGAGGATTGGACAAGATAGAGAATGTATCGCAGATATAAACCATGTATTGAGATGTAAAAGTAATTATACGTGACGTTCCGCATGATAAGACGACCGCACCAAGGGTGCACTCTCAATCTTACGAAAACCTTTTTCCAGCC includes the following:
- a CDS encoding porin family protein, translating into MKRFIITLAVLVLGASAASAQLLGGSNKLAIRVDAAVGFNKGDYKVENFSDLTSKTVVGYRFGASVNIPLSSMFYVSPGIVFQSKGSETSLDNLIVDTINPFANKGSIKVKSHYIEIPVHVGLRIPVTSLFAVNIQTGPYFSYALSGEATSTDEKGSKTTFDIYKSGVNEIMQGKRFDMGWGAAAMVDITHYYVLVGADFGFFDTLKDIKNFDATLKNTSFHVGLGIRF
- a CDS encoding porin family protein gives rise to the protein MKRIFMAAAIMVAGVFAGNAQSLSYKVEAGANFSDFDTKVLGSTKDVSKIIVGYRAGVGMEVNLSDNLYFSPYLMFKMNGAKADSKVEIAGRKTLDFKTTLHYLAMPLNLGFRSGITDNLAVAVEFGPYVAYGLKGTHSIAGIDFDAFKSDKKAELFEGGVKRFDWGLNGAVALEYTNFYFKLGADYGLYNIMKEGNKDNSFKNIAFYTNVGYRF
- the metK gene encoding methionine adenosyltransferase, which gives rise to MSYLFTSESVSEGHPDKVADQISDAILDRFMAADPESKVACETLVTTGQVVLAGEVKSQAYVDVQTTTRDVIKRIGYTKSEYCFESVSCGILSSIHEQSADINRGVERCDLENQGAGDQGMMFGYATKETPSFMPLPIDLAHALLLELANIRKNEPALMPYLRPDAKSQVTVEYNDVGKPERIDTIVISTQHDEFVQPSEDTDEARLIADKAMQDQIRKDIVDILLPRVRDSYNHKVANLFHGDIKLYVNPTGKFVIGGPHGDTGLTGRKIIVDTYGGKASHGGGAFSGKDPSKVDRSAAYAARHIAKNMVAAGIADEMMVQLSYAIGVAEPINVFVKTNDTAHVDMTDSEIAEKITEIFDLRPYAIEQRLKLRNPIYEETAAYGHFGREPQTVTKYFPTYHRGILECNVELFTWEKLDYTDRIKAVFGI
- the prmA gene encoding 50S ribosomal protein L11 methyltransferase, coding for MVYICDTFSILSNPLGTESDTLFDILSDLIAPLGFESFDTSDGVLKAYIPALQKDDVALHGILQSFPIEGVVFAISSEEQPDINWNEEWEKNYFQPIEFLGGRCVIRAPFHPEAPNAEAEIVISPKMAFGTGNHETTSLMITYLMEHDVQGAKVLDMGCGTGVLGILALKLGANNLTAIDIDHWAYQNVCENARLNHVQNIVPIEGDATALEGLGLFDVILANITRNILLADMDQYDKVLAPGGRIVFSGFYQEDCELIRSKASLLGLIPVEEHTLNNWAQVVVCKP